From bacterium:
ACCAAACGAATAGCCGCGCTCAGTAACCAAAATATTCTGATTGTAGGCAGCCACTTTTTCAATTGCACGTCCCATATCCTGCGGTGCCATAAACTGGCCTTTTTTAATATTCACCGTCTTGCCGGTTTTGGCGGCCGCAGTTAAAAGCTCGGTCTGGCGGGACAAAAATGCCGGAATCTGTAAACAATCAACATAATCCGCCGCCCGCCGGGCTTCCTCCGGCGAATGAACATCTGTGAGCACCGGAATCTTCAGCTCTTCGCGCACACGGTTTAAAATTTTCAAACCGGATTCCAATCCGGGCCCACGATACGATTCCCCGGAGGAACGATTGGCCTTGTCATAGGAGGCCTTAAAGACCAGTTGGATCTTCCGGGATGCCGCGATCTCCTTAAGTGCCGCAGCAATCTCCAGCGGTTGTGCCTCGTTTTCAATAACGCAAGGCCCGGCAATCACCAAGAATGTATTTTGATTGATTGTGCCTGCGCCCATCTGAACAGGTTTTGCCACGTTATTTCCCCTTTTTAGCCGTTCTTTTTTTTACAGGCTTCCTCCGGGAAGCTTTGGTAACCGTCTTGCTTAATGCCGCTTTAATAAATGCTTTGAACAAAGGATGCGCAGCGGTTGGTTTTGATTTAAACTCCGGATGAAACTGTGTCGCAACAAACCAAGGATGATTTTTCAACTCAATCATCTCAACCAAAGAACCATCCGGCGAGAGACCGCAAAAAACCATGCCTTTTTTTTCCAGCTGTTCTTTATAAGCGTTGTTGAACTCATAACGATGGCGATGACGCTCAAAAATAATTTTTTCACCATACGCTTTGGCTGCCATGGTTTTGGGAATAATCCGGCAGGGATACGCGCCCAACCGCATGGTACCGCCCATCTCTTTGACACCCAGCTGCTCGGTGAGTAAAGAAATCACCGGATGCGGCGTCTGATCATCCATCTCCGTAGAGTTGGCTTTTTTTAAACCGCTTACATTTCTGGCAAATTCAGTCACCGCACACTGCAAACCGATACAAATACCTAAAAACGGAATTTTATTTCCCCGGGCATAACGGATGGCAGCTATTTTGCCCTCGATACCGCGACTCCCGAAACCGCCCGGCACCAAAATACCCTGACAACTTTTCAAATAATCCCAGGTGGGTTTATGGTTCTCAGCGATCCGGTCGGCATCCAGCCACACAAAATCCACACCGGACTGATTGGCCAAACCGCCGTGAATAAGCGCTTCTTTGATACTCTTGTAGGCGTCCTGTACCGCAATATATTTCCCCACAACACCGATGCGCGTCTTTTTGGCCGCATGGACATGGCGAACGGTCCGTTTCCATTTATCCATTTTAGCGGGTCCGGATTTCAGCCCCATGACTTTAAGCGCAATTTCATCAAATTTTTCCTGCTGAAACATCATGGGGACTTCATAAATGGACTTCACATCAATGGCCTGGATCACCGCTTCTGTGGGCACATTGCAGAAAAGGGATATCTTGTTTTTCAACTCATTGTTGAGCGGCTGCTCCGTTCGGCAGACAATCACATCCGGCTGAATACCAATCGAGAGCATTTGTGAAACAGAATGCTGGGTGGGTTTGGTTTTTAATTCTCCAGCCGCCTGAAGATACGGCACCAGGGTCAAATGAATGCTGATGGCATTGCTCCGGCCGACTTCCAGCCGAAATTGACGAATCGCTTCTAAAAAAGGCAGGCTCTCAATATCGCCAATCGTACCGCCG
This genomic window contains:
- the kdsA gene encoding 3-deoxy-8-phosphooctulonate synthase, encoding MGAGTINQNTFLVIAGPCVIENEAQPLEIAAALKEIAASRKIQLVFKASYDKANRSSGESYRGPGLESGLKILNRVREELKIPVLTDVHSPEEARRAADYVDCLQIPAFLSRQTELLTAAAKTGKTVNIKKGQFMAPQDMGRAIEKVAAYNQNILVTERGYSFGYNNLIVDMRSLAILRKFGYPVIFDATHSVQLPGGGAQSGGEREFIPVLARAATGAGIDGVFMETHPNPSEALSDSATMMHLKDVPQLLDSILAIHQAVKTHGV
- a CDS encoding CTP synthase, yielding MGQTKFIFVTGGVVSSLGKGLAAASLGNLLEARGLKITMAKFDPYINVDPGTMSPFQHGEVYVTEDGAETDLDLGHYERFTNALIGKSNNVTTGKIYDAVIKKERRGDYLGKTVQVVPHITNEIKDRIRKVATQKKVDIAIIEIGGTIGDIESLPFLEAIRQFRLEVGRSNAISIHLTLVPYLQAAGELKTKPTQHSVSQMLSIGIQPDVIVCRTEQPLNNELKNKISLFCNVPTEAVIQAIDVKSIYEVPMMFQQEKFDEIALKVMGLKSGPAKMDKWKRTVRHVHAAKKTRIGVVGKYIAVQDAYKSIKEALIHGGLANQSGVDFVWLDADRIAENHKPTWDYLKSCQGILVPGGFGSRGIEGKIAAIRYARGNKIPFLGICIGLQCAVTEFARNVSGLKKANSTEMDDQTPHPVISLLTEQLGVKEMGGTMRLGAYPCRIIPKTMAAKAYGEKIIFERHRHRYEFNNAYKEQLEKKGMVFCGLSPDGSLVEMIELKNHPWFVATQFHPEFKSKPTAAHPLFKAFIKAALSKTVTKASRRKPVKKRTAKKGK